The Epilithonimonas zeae genome contains the following window.
TTTTATTTTTATTTGAGGCCAAACGTACAATCAAGCGTTGGCCTGAATATTTCGTTGCCTTAATTCTCCTGTTAATCGGCATTTTCTGTGGAAATCAGTTCAATCTTACCGTTGGAGAAGGAATTTATTTAAATTCTCCGTACACAATTGGTTTTATGACAGGATTATTAAGTCTGGTTATCATCTTTTTTGCCATAATTTTTGCCATTCAGGTGCTTTTTAAAGATTGGGATTCGAAATTTGATATTCTCATTTTCTCGTATCCATTTTCAAAACGAACATATCTGCAGGGGAAATTTCTTACTTTTTTTCTGCAGACTTTCTTCAGTTTTATATTTTTAATGATTGGATTTATAATCGGACAAAATCTAAGAACGGGAAGTGAAATTCAGCAACATTTTCAGTTCTGGCATTACTTCTACCCTCTTCTGATTTTCGGCGGAATCAATTGTATCGTAGTCTGCAGCTTTTTATTTTTCATTTCATTTACCACCAAGAAAAAACTACTGGTTGTTGTCGGCGGACTGTTTCTTTACGTTCTTTATATGGTGATCCTCGTTTTTTCCAATTCACCGTTTATGGCAGGAAGTTTACCGCAATCATTACAAACACAGCAATTATCAGCATTGATAGACCCTTTCGGGATTTCATCTTATTTTTTTGAAGCAAGAACGTTATCGGCTCAACAAAAGAATGAATTGATTGTACCATTTACCGGATTTTTATTGATCAACAGAATCGTTTTTGTGATTATTTCAATGTTACTTTTGGTATTGACTTACAGGCTGTTTTCATTCTCTCCACCTTCCCAAAACAAAAATAAAAGCAAAAACAAGGTCGCAAGTATTTCTTTTACTAAAAATTTAAAACCATTTACAACCGCGAGAACTTCTTTTGGATTTATTTCTGATATAAAATCCGTCTTATCATTTGCAAAAATCGATCTCATTTACCTTATTAAAAGCATCACCATTGTAGCCATTTCAATATTACTCTTATTTTTTGTTGGAATGGAAATGTACGCTGAAATAGAAAAGGGAATCCGTCTTCCTCAAAAATATGCGAGTTCAGGATTGATGTCGACTACCATTTCGGAAAATTTCCATCTATTTGGAATGCTGATCGCCATTTATTTTATTAATGATTTGTACTGGAGAAGCCATTCATCGGGGTTTTCACTGATTGAGAAAAGCACTTATTTTTCTAAAAACAAACTCAGCGGACATTTTCTTTCCATCAGTGTCTTATTTTTCTTTCTTACGGCTATTTTGATTTTTGAAGGATTGATATTTCAGTTCATTTACAGCTATTTTCACATCGATTGGAATGCGTATCTGGGAACCGTTCTTTTTAACACTTTTCCATTAATTCTTTTTTCAACTTTTATTTTGCTGATCAATGACAATATTAAAAATCGATTTGTAGCGCTGGGAATTTCTGTGCTTGTGGGTTTTACATTCGCAGGACCTGTCTCGAAAAAAATCATATCCAATCCGTTATTGAGAATATTTTCAGATTACAAAGGCGTTTACAGCGATTTTAACGGATACGGACCTTATGCGTCAGCTTTTGCAGAACGATTGCTGTTCGGACTAAGTTTAATTGCTTGTTTTTGGCTGATTAATAAAAGCTTCAAAACAAAAAAATGGAATGTAAAACAACTCATTCTCACAGTTTTTATATTATCTGTTGGAGTTTTTGCCGGAAATCTTTTTATGAAAGGTTATATTCCTCAAAATGAAGATGAAAAGATGGCACAATCGGCTCAATACGAAAAGAAATTCAAACATTATAAAGATCTTGCACAACCGACCATTACTGATGTGACTACCGAAATACAGCTTTATCCATCTGAAAATTCTTATCAGATCAATGGAACATATAGGTTGTTAAATCAAACCGATCAACCTATTGACAAGATTTTGATTAATTTCGATTCTGATCTCCAAATAGAATCAGCCAATTTCAAAACAGATTCTGAATCAAAAAAAATTGATCAGAAAGTAACTGAAATTGACTTAAAACAATCTTTAAAGCCCGGAGAAAAAGCCACTTTGGATTTTAAAATTTCCTATCAATGGTCGGCAGTTAATGGTCACGATTCTTTCAATTCAATCATAGAAAATGGTTCTTTTATGAGAATCAGCCGATATTTTCCAACTTTCGGATATAAAGCTGATAATGAAATTGAAGATGAAGAAAAACGGGCCGAATTTAAACTCGAAAAGCAATCGGAATTAAAAAAATTAGAAGCTCCAGAAGTATTCAAAAAAGATTTCATTAATCTGAATATGACCGTTTCAACAGAAAAAGACCAGACCGCTGTAGGAACCGGAGATCTGATTCAACATTATAATAAAGATAACAGAAATTATTTTCAATATAAATCGACTGGGATTCCATTTCGATTTGCTGTTTCCTCCGCAAAATATCAGATGAAAAGCTTGATTTATAAAGGAATAACGATCAATATTTTTTATAATAAAAAACATTCGGAAAATGTAGATCATTTACTTAAAAATGCAAAAATTACGTTGGATTATTGTACACAGAATTTTGGAAAATATCCGTTCAAAACCATCAGCTTTGCTGAAGTTTCTTCTTTCACGAAGGGTTTTGCGGCTACCGCTTATCCATCATCTATTTTTATGACAGAAGATATGCTTTTCCACGCCAATATTAAAGCTGATCAAAACCAGGATGTCATCAATGAACTTGCAGGGCACGAACTTTCGCATCTCTGGTGGGGAAACAGCCAGATCGATCCCGATGACAGAGAAGGCGCTGTGATGCTGACTGAAACCTTAGCAATGTACACCGAAATGATGATTTACAAAAAGATGTACGGAAAAGAAAAAATGTTGGAAAGAATAAAAGTTCATCAACAGATTTTTGATAATGAAAAAGGCTTATCTGAAAATCAGCCGCTTTACAAAGTGAGCGGTGAAAATACGCATATTTCGTATTCAAAAGGTGCTGTCATTATGGTGAAATTGAGCGAACTGATTGGTGAAGATAAGGTAAACCAAGCGCTTAAAAGTTTTCTCTTACACAATCAATATCCTAAAAAACCGACTACTTTGGATTTGCTTAAAGAGTTTTATAAGGTAAGTCCTAATGATGAAGTCAGGAAGAAAGTCTATAATTTATTCAGTTCTGAATAATTTTAAAACTTTAATAAATGAAAAAATCCCCGTACTTTTATCAGTGCGGGGATTTTTTCGAGACATATAGATCAGTCTTCCTTGGTCACTTTAACATCTGTAAAGTGTCCTAAAGTTCCGGGACCTATCCATAATCCAATACTTCCACGAACATCTTTACCCTGTTTCAGGTCGTTGACGATCAAGGTAGGCTGAGAAGCACCATTAACATACAACGTTGCAGTATCATCCTTTACTACAATTTTTATTTTGATCCATTCTGCAGGCAATATATCGACGTATGATTCATACTTTTCCGGCGTCTCTTTTCTTAATTTTTCCCAAGGGAATCCTGGAATGGAAATATATTGGCTGGAGTGGTTTCTGCGAATCTGATCATCTGCCCTTCCATTGGTCGGTCGCAAATAAAAAACTTCCATTTTAGAAGCATCCAAAGCTGCCCTGAATGCAATTCCAACAAACCCACGAGCCGTTTCTCCCGCATTAGCAAGCGGCTGCCCAGAAATTGTAGCTTCAATAATACCGTTATGAAAATCTATGTCCTTCAAAATCGCCAATGTGTTGTCTCCAATAGCTTGACCAGGAATTTCTAAGGCTAAAGCGTCTTTACCTTTATAGACCGTTTTCTTGGCAGTTACCTGAAACGGTAGTACATCATATGGAGTTATTGCTTTGTTTTGCGCTTTGGACTGTAAACTAAACATTAAGCTTAACACCAAAATAAATAACAGCTTTTTAGTCATATGGAAGAGGATTTTAAATCTTTGATCCCTCTAAAATAAAAGAAATAAGGTTTCCATTCAAATATATCAGTCCCTAATTTGAAATTATATCCTAAAAACACTATTGAGAGAGTGATATAAAATAGGGAAACTATGTTTTCATTTTCTAATTAAATTTAAAATGAATATATTTCAGTTCATTTTAAATTTAATGGGTTTCGATGTAGAATCTTTTTCTTCCCAACTATTTTATTTAGCTGGAATTTTAATTGCTTTTTTTGCCTGTTTTCTAATATTGGGGAAGTCTCAGAAAGGATTGGCAGATTATCTTCTTTCGGTATGGTTTCTATTAATCGGGATCCATCTGATCTGTTTTTTATTTATATTTTCGAACTCGTACATTAGATTTCCTTATCTTCTTGGATTGGAAATACCTTTGCCATTGGTTCACGGTCCAATGTTATATTTGTATCTCAGTTGTCTTACAGGAAATTATCCCAAAAGAAAAATATGGTTGCTTCATCTGGCGCCTGTGGTGATTGTTTACTTTTCCTTGCTTGACTTTTTTCTGATGTCATCCCACGATAAGATTGAGATCTACCAACATAATGGAGGTTCCTATAAAGTATTGCGCACCATTATAAGCTTAATAATTGCTTTTTCAGGTATTTTTTATGTGATTTTAAGTACATTAATGATAAAAAAATATCAGAGACAGATATCAAATATCTACTCAAATACTGAAAAAATCAACCTGAACTGGGGATTTTACCTCATCATTGGTATATCGACGATCTGGATAGCTGTTATGATAAAAAGTGAGATCCTTATTTTTTCCCTCGTTGTATTATTTGTAGTATTGGCCGCTTATTTTGGAATCAGTAAAGTTGGTATTTTAAATCCGGCTCTACTCGACAAGAAGGACGAAGAAAATTTAAATACTGACAATGAGATTGAGTATCCAAAATACCAGAAAAATTTTGCCGGTGACGAAACGATACAACGCGTTTATAAAAAATTAGTTTCTCTGATGAATGACCAGAAGCTGTATAAAGATCCGGAACTTAATCTGAATCATATTGCAAAACTACTCGATGTCCATCCCAATGTATTGTCTCAAACCATCAACTCTGTCGAAAATAAAAACTTCTACGATTACATCAACCGCTACCGTATCGAAGAATTTAAAAGAATCGTTGTATTACCAGAAAATCAAAAATTTACAATTCTGACATTGGCATTCGAATGCGGATTTAATTCCAAAACCTCATTCAATAGAAATTTTAAGAAATATACGGGCTGTTCACCTCGAGAATTTTTAAAAGATCAGAAGCTTATTTCCTGAGACTATTTCCTACAAAATACCAATTATTTTATATTTAAATTATCAAAAATAGGTATCATCTTTCATTTTGGAACACTTTTATCACCTGTAATTCTGACTTTTACAGAAAATTTAGAAATCCTTATGAAAAAACTACTGTTTGTCCTGATTTGTATTCTTGCGCTTATGATTGGCGCCTATCCTTTGACCTATGCTTTTGTAGATCATAAAAACACTTTCTTGCACACCAAAGCGCCAGAGCTTCTTGCTAATTTAGTTTGGAAAGCTACATTTTTCCTGCATATTATTTTTGCTGGTCTATCATTACTGATTGGATGGACGCAATTCGGCAGCAAATTCCGAAATAAACATTTGAAGCTACATAGAATGTTGGGAAAAATCTACATTATCTCTGCATTGATAGGTTCTCTTTCAGGAATCTATCTGGGATTTTATGCCAATGAAGGTGCTGCCGCAGCATTGGGATTCATATCTCTAGGATTGGTCTGGTTTATATTCACGTTTAATGCCTTTTTGGCAATAAGAAAAAGAAATATAATAGCCCACCAACAGCTTATGATATATAGTTATGCCTGTACTTTTGCTGCAGTTACGCTGAGGTTATGGTATCCACTTTTAGTAAAAATAACCGATGACAATTCCTTTTCATACATTACTGTTGCCTGGCTCTGTTGGATTCCGAATATTTTTGTGGCCTATTTTATTAATAAAAAGAATAAAATTGCAGATGAATCTCTTATTAAGTTCACAAGACAAGACCATTAGTTTTTTAAATTGCTAAAATGGCTCTTCAGCTTGTCCTAAATTGAATTATAACTTCAGGGGAAATTGAAAGGGGAAAAGTGAGATAAATGTATCAAATGAAATAGTAGCAATTACAATCCTTAGACAAATATTTATGTTAGCCAATAAAAAATGGTTATAATTCAGTATTGACAGATATTGTTTAACCATATACTTTTGTTCATCTAATAGATTTTGAAAAATTATGAAAACCCTCATTCTTAAATTGACAATCCTAGTTGCCATACTGATTTTCCATCAGAACCAGGCTTGTTCTGCCTTTTTGCTTACAGGAAAAAATTATAATGTAGTTGGTTTTAATGAAAACTGGAAAACAATGCCTGGAATGATCGTTGTCAATAAACGGGATGTTGTTAAACGAAATATAAGCTGGCAGAATCTTACGACCAATGACACACAAGCCTCAGCAAGCTGGACATCTAAATATGGATCAGTGACATTCAATCTTTTAGGATATGAATTCCCTTGCTATGGCGTTAATGAAAAAGGATTATTCCTGGTTGAACTTTATCTTCAAGAAACCAACAGATTCCGAAATCCTAAACAGGCAGATATGTTTTGGGCACAGTGGATTCAGTATCAGTTGGACAATTACAAATCGGTTAAGGAGGTAATCAAACATCTTAATGACGGTCCTAATATTGATTGGTGGCCTAATGCAGCTGGTTCACACTTCTTTCTGACTGATGCAGCTGGTAATTCTGCAACGATTGCCCTCTTAAATAACAAGTACACTGTTCTAAGCAATAAGGAAATGCCAATGCCACTACTGTGCAATAATCAATATCACACAGATATAGACAAAGCTAAAAAATATGATTTTATGGGCGGAAAAGAAAGGTTTGACCTTAACCAGATAAATTCCTGGGATGATCGTTTCAGTAAGGCTTACTTTATGATGAAAAACTACACATATGATGGTAAACCTGTGGATTATGCGTGGAACATTTTAAATTCTATCCATCCCGGAGAATGGCAAACTGTAATCGATACCAAGTTAATGACCCTATACTTTCGTTCGGATTTGCAGAAGGAAATCAAATCAATTGCATTGAATGATTTAGATTTTTCGAAAAATTCATCGGTTAAATTTTTAGACATTCATACAAAGAAGGTGGGACAGGTAAATAATTCCTTCGAAGTGCTGAGCATTGAAAAAAACAGTGAATATGTTGAGAAAGGTTTTCCCATTGGCTATGACAATAAAGAATTTGCAACATCTAATACCTTTTCCCAATTAAAAGAAAATATTAAAAATTTTTTCAAGACTGTCCTACCTTCTACTGATAAGAAGTAGACGTTTTAAGCTAGGGATTCTATTAAGACTTTTCAGGTTCAAAACATTGAAATAATAGAAAAAAAAAGGTTAGTTTAGATAGCTAAAAAAACTGTTCTAATACTTCCTTGCTTTCCTTCAGATATTGACGAAGCGAGATAAATCCGTTCCGAAGGTAATAAAAACCGTCTGTCAAATGTCTTACTTTTGAAATATGTCAAACCGTATGAAAAAAGACCACCTGATTCTATTACTGTTGGTACTGATTAAATTTTTTCTTCAGTATTCATTAATAAACACTGAATATGAATTGCATAGGGATGAATATTTGCATCTTGATCAGGGCAACCATCTGGCTTGGGGCTTTTTATCTGTACCGCCTGTTAATTCCTGGCTTGCCTGGGTAGTTCAAACGCTTGGAGCTTCTGTGTTCTGGGTAAAATTCTTTCCGGCATTATTCGGCGCACTTACCATAGTGGTTGTATGGAAAATAGTGGAAACTTTGAATGGGGATCTCTTTGCAAAAATATTGGCAGCAACAGGCGTATTGCTTTCCATTCTACTACGTTTGAACATGCTATTCCAACCAACTTCCCTGGAAGTATTGCTGTGGACATTGCTGTACTTTGTTTTGATTCGATATTTTAGATCTGAACAGGCTAAATGGCTATATGTGGCAGCGGTTATTTTTGGAATAGGCTTTTTGAATAAGTATAATATTGTATTTTCAGTCTTGGGCTTGATACCTGCTCTTTTAATAACCCAACATTGGAAGATTTTCCTTAATAAACATCTGTATTTTTCTGCATTATTAGCCTTGATGATAATGTTGCCTAATCTGATCTGGCAGTTTAATCATAATTTCCCTGTAGTTGACCATATGGGTGAGTTAGCAGAAAGGCAATTGGTTCACGTAAGCCGCCTTAATTTTTTGAAGTCACAACTGCTTTTCTTCGTTGGAGTACTGTTTGTTTGGCTGCCCGGTTGCTATGCCCTGTTATTTTATAAACCTTTCAAGGAGATTAGATTTTTGTTCTGGGCTTATGTTTTTACGATAGTTCTGTTTGTAATTTTTAGGGCGAAGGATTATTATGCGATTGGTCTTTACCCTACTTTTATTGCTATTGGTGCAGCATATCTTGGTATTTTGTTTGAGAAGAGCCGGATAAAGTGGATTCTGAAGATTACAAGCTTGAGTATTCCTGTACTGCTGTTTTTACCATTGTACAATTTTGCTTTTCCAAACAAAAACCCAAAGTATATAGTAGAGCATCCTGATCATTACAAGCGTTGGGGATTATTGCGCTGGGAGGATGGGAAGGATCATTCCCTGCCACAGGACTTCGCTGATATGCAGGGCTGGAAGGAATTGACTCAGAAAACTGATCAGGAATATATCAAAGTCTCAAAATATGGGAAGACGTTGGTCCTTTGCGATAATTATGGACAGGCAGGTGCTATCAATTATTATTCAAAGCAGAACATTAAGGCCGTTTCGTTTAATGCCGACTACCTTTACTGGTTTGATCTGAGTGAAAAATATACCAATCTGATCCGCATCAAGGAATATTCTGAGCCTGATGAACTGATTGAAACAGGTCCATATTTTAAAAAAGCTGAATTAGTGGATTCTATTGTAAATCCGTACGCAAGAGAAAGAGGAACAATGATATTTAGTTTTATGGGGGCAAAAATGGATATCAGAGACCGTCTTAAGGCTGAGATTGATGATGCTAGATAAACTTTTTACATTTCACATTAAATTTAATTGTTTTGCTGAATCATAAACGATTTAATGGCTAATACATATCTTTGCTTTTATTATGAACAGCTCAGAAAATCCATTAAACCACAGCTTTAGCGCTGAACTTGTTATTGAGGCCTTAAGTGCTTCTCCTGCTCCCACGGCCATTTATTCAGGTGAAAATATTGTGATACGGTTTGCTAATGAGGGAATGCTTGCGCTTTGGGGCAAAGATGCGTCCGTAATAGGCAAACCATTGATGGAGGCAATTCCCGAATTGGAAGGTCAGCCTTTTTTCGGTTTGTTGCAGGAAGTCTGGCGTACCGGCAATAGTTTTTCAATTTCAGAAGCGCCTGCTAGACTAATTAAGAACGGTAAGGAAACGCTGGATTATTTCGATTATGAGTATAAGGCACTCTTGGATGCTGATAATAAGACCTGGTGTATCTTGAATACTGCATTAAACGTAACAGCTCGCCGTGATTTCCTGCAGCAGATCAAAGAGAAAGAGGAACGGGAAAAAGTTTTTAATGAAGAACTAGCTGCTACATTGGAGGAACTGACTTCTACCAATGAAGAACTCGGCAGTTCTCTGAGTCAGCTAGCACAAAGCAGGGAGTATATCCGTACTATTATTGAACAGGCTCCTGTAGGCATCGCTATGTTGAAAGGACCTAATCATATCATAGAAATTGCTAATCCGAGAATTCTGAACATATGGGGGCGTGAAGAGTCAGAAGTTATAGGTTTTGCACACGAACTGGCACGCCCAGAATTAATCGGCCAGCCTGTGAACCGATGGCTCAGAGAAGTTTACCAGAGTGGAAAACCTCAGGTCAATAAAGAATTTTTGGTTAAACTTCGTCATCAGGAAGGTCTGAGGGAGGCCGTTGTTAATTCTATCTATCAGCCTATTTTTTCTGGTGATGGAAGTATTTCTGGGGTTTTGGTTATACTTGAAGAAATTACAGAACAGGTTTTAGCGCGGAGAAAAAATGAGAATGACCAGCAGATGTTGGCTTTGGCTATTGATGCTGGTGAGCTGGCTACTTTTTATTACCAGCCTACAACCAACCTATTTTCAGGGAATCCACTTCTGAAAAAATGGTTTGGTTTATCTTTAGATGAAAATCTGGATCTGTCTCTCGCATTGTCAGTGATTGTACCGGAAGACCGTGAGCGCGTGGTTGAAGCCATTTCGTCTGCACTTAGCAAAAAATCTGATGGTCATTATTTTATTGAATACCGAATCCAAAACAGTACAGACCAAAAGCCAAGGCTGCTTCAGGCCAATGGCAGGGTTTTTTATGATCAGCAAGGCAATCCTTTGAGCCTCAATGGCACACTGAGGGATATTACAGAACAGAAAAAAGAGGAACAAAGGAAAGACGATTTTATGGGAATGGTAAGTCATGAACTTAAGACACCTATTACGTCACTTAAGATTTATCTTCAGGTTTTACAACGGGAAGCCGCAAGAACAGAAAATATTTCTCAACAAAACATGCTTGAGAAATCTTTAAAGCAGGTTGATAATATGACCGGTATGATTAACGGATTTCTTAATGTTTCAAGGCTGGATTCTGGGCAGTTGCATCTGGAAAAAACATCATTTGATTTTCATTCATTGTTCTCTGAAATTGAGGACGAGTTACAGTCAACCATAACAACACATCATTTCGATTTTAAGGCATCCGAACCCATTTTGGTATGTGCAGACCGAGAAAAGATATCGCAGGTTCTTCATAACCTGATTGGCAATGCAATAAAATATTCTCCTAATGAAAGTGTAATCACTATAGCCTATGAGCCTACTGGGAATGACAGTTTAAAAGTCAGTGTAGAGGATCAGGGCAAAGGTATCTCTGAAGATGATCAACACCGGATCTTTGAACGCTATTACAGAATTAAGGACAGCAACAGTGGTTCAATAGCAGGTTTTGGGATTGGACTTTATCTTTGTAAAGAAATTGTTGAACTTCACAATGGCAGCGTAGAAGTCCAAAGTAAACTAGGAAGTGGCACTGTGTTTAACTTCTATTTACCTCTTGGAGAAAAAAATTGATTAAACTATTTCTGAAAGGCAAAGTATTTGGTAATTGGTTTCTTGGAAGGTGTCGAGATTTTTCAATATTACACTAAAATAATCATAATAATCAATGGCCAACAACCGCAAATAGAAAAAAGACACACTAAATTGTAACCGTGATGTAAATAATGGTTCGATTTGTCCAATTTGCAAAACGAATAAAAACATTACCTATATTTTATGGATTAGCAACAGCTGCAAACTGAAAGATTAGAATTTTAGTCTGTAATCCAATTAGTTTTTAAGAATCATCAAACTCCTCTTATGATTTTGGAAACCATAATGTTCATAAAGTTTTTTAGCTTTCTCATTATGATTTTCTATTTCCAATAAGACAATTTTGAAATTATTTTCAACAGAAAAATCCTTCACAAATTCCAGAGCCTTTTTTCCCAATGATTTCCCTTGAAATTCCGGTTTTACAAATAATTCATCCAAGAACAGAATCTCGCCACCAAATTCAAAACTGAAATATTTAGCCAAAATAATGTAACCTACAATTTCCTCTTCAAAAATAATTTTAAAACAATCTCCGTAATTGTCATTATTGATGAATTTTACAAAATTATCAGTCGTTAATTTTTCATCAAAAGGATATAAATCAATCGCATAAAAATCCTTCATCATTTCGCATAATTCAGGAATATCAGAGATGTTTGCTTTTAAAAATTCGTGATTCATTTTTTCTTTTTATTTTCTCTCCAGAGCCAAGGCGCAACTGGAACATTATCTTTCCAGAGTCCTACTCTATTTTTTCGAGCTTCGTTTTCCAGTTTTGCATAAGAAGAATCTTTGGAATATTTTTTATAATGCCAAGCCATTCCTTGTTTTAGCATTTGCTTATTCACATTTTGATTTTTATCATTGATGACAACTGCAATTAATCGTTTATATCGGTCGTATTTTTCTGCTTGAACTATGACAATTTTTCCGAAACAAAGATTGGATAAAGTTTGTTTCGCCTGATTTCCAAAGGGCTGCGTTCCTCTTTTCTCCGGCGAATCTATGTGTGCGAGACGAATTTTAATGGGATTTTTCTTGTAAAGAACTTCCATTGTATCACCATCAGAAATCCCAATGACTTTCGCAGAAAATGTTTTATGACTAAGATTTTCCTTAAATTGACTTTGCCCAAAACAGAGAATCGAGATAAAGATTAATACTAAAAATCTATTCAAAATAATTAAATCTCAAATTTCTTTTTAGCCAATTCTTTTCTTACACGGCTCAAACTTTCCGGAGTAATTCCAAGGTAAGAAGCTACCATCCATTGTGGCGCACGAAGCATCAGATTCGGGTATTTTTTCAGGAAATCCAGATAACGTTCTTCCGCAGTTGTGCTAATCAAAGCATTTACTCTATTCTGAAGATTCTTGATATGGTTAAACATCAATCGTTGATTTTTTTCGGCAACATCAGGATAGATTTTTGAAAGATTCTCAAAGAAACCTTCTCTTGTCACCACAATCGTACTTTCCTCGATGGCTTCTATGTAGAATCTCGATTTTTCGTTAAGCAACTGACTGGTTGTATCAGAAATAATCCAGTTTTCCGGCGCAAATTGTATCACGTGTTCTTTCCCAGCTTTATCAATAGAATACATTCTCAATAAGCCTTTTTCCACAAAAAATGTACAGTCAGAAATCTCGCCTTCTCTCAGGATGATTTCGTTTTTTTTAACTTCTTTGATTTCATAAAAAGATGAACATAGTTCTAAGCTTCCAATCGGAACACCTAGTATTTTAGAAAGATGATTGCGGAAATTCTGATATTCCATTTGTGTTGATTGTATTTAATGAGCAAGGATGATTAATTAACTGTATGCAAATCGATATTTTGGTGAGATGCGTTGTACGTTGATTTTCCATTTTCCAGAACGATAAGCTGTGGACTCTGGTGAACAATATCAAAACGGGATTCAATTTCGTTTGATAAGTTTCTGTGAGCTAACAAATCCAAAAAATAATACGAGTAATCTTTATCCGAATTCTGCATTTGCTTTTCGAAGTTTTTCAACACAGTTTTACTGATGAAACAACGTGTAGAATGTTTGAAAATCAAGACTTTTTGCTGAGAAGATTTCTCAACAGCAGAATCCAAATCTTTTTCAGATTCAATTTTTCTCCAAAGACTTTTGGTCTGATCCTGCTCTTCTTTTTTACCAAATATTTGATCTAAAAATCCCATAAAATCGATTTGAGTAAAATTATGATTTTATATCGAAATAGAAAAAAAATTTTGACTAATGGTGATGATGAAACAAATGTCCGCCTAAAGCCAAAACAATTCCGCAAATGACCAGAATAATCTTTTGCCAGTCCATCTTGTGATTCTTGTTACTTTCAAAAATAATTACGGACGAAATATGAAGGAAAATTCCGCCAACTACAGCCAAGAAATAGACTTTCAAATTCTCGTCAAAGTACTTCCCTAAAAGCATTCCCAGAGGTGAAGCCAAAGCAAAAACGAGGACAATCAGCCAGAATTTGGTAGAGAAATTTTTGCTGTGAGCCAAGAAACTTCCCAAGACAAATGAAATCGGGATATTATGAAACAAAATCCCTAATAAGTAAGGAGAAAACGTCTCTTTCTCGTGTGATAAAGGAATTCCTTCTATAA
Protein-coding sequences here:
- a CDS encoding ZIP family metal transporter, giving the protein MIILLLILSVLIGVFLGKYFGSKQQFAKNLLILSAGFLITICLNEVFPEVYHSEDHNIGIFVILGVLIQMLLESLTKGFEHGHLHHHSDEHSIIPVALIIGLFVHAFIEGIPLSHEKETFSPYLLGILFHNIPISFVLGSFLAHSKNFSTKFWLIVLVFALASPLGMLLGKYFDENLKVYFLAVVGGIFLHISSVIIFESNKNHKMDWQKIILVICGIVLALGGHLFHHHH